Proteins encoded together in one uncultured Fusobacterium sp. window:
- a CDS encoding PTS glucose transporter subunit IIA — protein sequence MGFFDLFKKKKEEEWFEVYSPLNGKVIDLSEVPDPAFAQKMVGDGCAIDPAEGAVCAPVAGEITIFETNHATTFETTNGLEMIVHFGVDTVALKGEGFNRIAEDGSNVNVGDKLVEYDLELIKSKAPSVKTPVIINNMDAVEEIDVVAKGKDVKVGDLIMRVKLKK from the coding sequence ATGGGATTTTTTGATTTATTTAAGAAAAAGAAAGAGGAAGAATGGTTTGAAGTTTATTCTCCATTAAATGGTAAAGTTATTGATCTGAGTGAAGTTCCTGATCCTGCTTTTGCTCAAAAAATGGTAGGAGATGGTTGTGCTATTGATCCTGCTGAAGGTGCTGTATGTGCCCCAGTAGCTGGAGAAATCACAATATTTGAAACTAACCATGCTACTACATTTGAAACAACAAATGGTTTAGAAATGATAGTTCACTTTGGAGTAGATACTGTAGCTTTAAAAGGAGAAGGATTTAATAGAATAGCTGAAGATGGAAGCAATGTTAATGTTGGAGATAAACTTGTAGAATATGATCTTGAACTTATAAAAAGTAAAGCTCCTTCTGTAAAAACTCCTGTTATTATAAATAATATGGATGCTGTTGAAGAGATAGATGTAGTTGCAAAAGGTAAAGATGTAAAAGTTGGAGACCTTATTATGAGAGTTAAATTAAAAAAATAG
- a CDS encoding YchJ family metal-binding protein: protein MKLNEIKTAEELMRARYHAYETCDMEFIKESHDPDNTEGIDWAECEKWARESQWLGLEIISTTKGGEDDKDGIVEFKATYIENGKTIVHHERSYFVKKNGVWFYQKWLPITSTRINENKVGRNDPCPCGSGKKYKKCCGK from the coding sequence ATGAAATTAAATGAAATAAAAACAGCTGAAGAACTTATGAGAGCTAGATACCATGCTTATGAAACATGTGATATGGAGTTTATAAAAGAAAGTCACGATCCTGATAATACTGAAGGTATTGATTGGGCAGAGTGTGAAAAATGGGCTAGAGAATCTCAATGGTTAGGGCTTGAAATAATTTCTACTACTAAAGGTGGAGAAGATGATAAAGATGGAATTGTAGAATTTAAAGCTACTTATATTGAAAATGGAAAAACAATAGTCCACCATGAAAGAAGTTATTTTGTTAAGAAAAATGGAGTTTGGTTTTATCAAAAATGGTTACCTATAACTTCTACAAGAATAAATGAAAACAAAGTGGGAAGAAATGATCCTTGTCCTTGTGGAAGTGGTAAAAAATATAAAAAATGTTGTGGTAAATAA